From the genome of Zalophus californianus isolate mZalCal1 chromosome 6, mZalCal1.pri.v2, whole genome shotgun sequence, one region includes:
- the NRL gene encoding neural retina-specific leucine zipper protein: protein MALPPSPLAMEYVNDFDLMKFEVKREPSEGRSGPPTASLGSTPYSSVPPSPTFSEPGMVGATEGPRPGLEELYWLATLQQQLGAGEALGLSPEEAVELLQGQGPVPIEGPHSYYPGSPEETGAQHAQLAERFSDAALVSMSVRELNRQLRGCGRDEALRLKQRRRTLKNRGYAQACRSKRLQQRRGLEAERARLAAQLDALRAEVARLARERDLYKARCDRLTSSGPGAGDHAHFFL, encoded by the exons ATGGCactgcctcccagccccctggCTATGGAATATGTCAATGACTTTGACCTGATGAAGTTTGAGGTAAAGCGGGAACCCTCTGAGGGGCGATCTGGCCCCCCAACAgcctcactgggctccacaccCTACAGCTCAGTGCCTCCTTCACCCACCTTCAGTGAGCCAGGCATGGTGGGGGCTACCGAgggccccaggccaggcctggaGGAGCTGTACTGGCTGGCCACGCTGCAGCAgcagctgggagctggggaggcaCTGGGGCTGAGTCCTGAGGAGGCTGTGGAGCTGCTGCAGGGTCAGGGTCCAGTCCCTATTGAGGGGCCCCACAGCTACTATCCAGGGAGCCCGGAGGAGACAGGAGCCCAGCATGCCCAG CTGGCCGAGCGGTTTTCCGACGCGGCGCTGGTGTCGATGTCTGTGCGGGAGCTCAACCGGCAGCTGCGGGGCTGCGGGCGCGACGAGGCGCTGCGGCTGAAGCAGAGGCGCCGCACGCTGAAGAACCGCGGTTACGCGCAGGCCTGTCGCTCCAAGCGGCTGCAGCAGCGGCGCGGGCTAGAGGCCGAGCGCGCCCGCCTGGCCGCGCAGCTGGACGCGCTGCGGGCCGAAGTGGCCCGCCTGGCCAGGGAGCGCGACCTCTACAAGGCTCGCTGTGACCGGCTGACCTCGAGCGGCCCCGGGGCCGGGGACCACGCCCACTTCTTCCTCTGA
- the CPNE6 gene encoding copine-6 — translation MSDPEMGWVPEPPAMTLGASRVELRVSCHGLLDRDTLTKPHPCVLLKLYSDEQWVEVERTEVLRSCSSPVFSRVLALEYFFEEKQPLQFHVFDAEDGATGPSNDTFLGSTECTLGQIVSQTKVTKPLLLKNGKTAGKSTITIVAEEVSGTNDYVQLTFRAHKLDNKDLFSKSDPFMEIYKTNGDQSDQLVWRTEVVKNNLNPSWEPFRLSLHSLCSCDGHRPLKFLVYDYDSSGKHDFIGEFTSTFQEMQEGTANPGQEMQWDCINPKYRDKKKNYKSSGTVVLAQCTVEKVHTFLDYIMGGCQISFTVAIDFTASNGDPRSSQSLHCLSPRQPNHYLQALRAVGGICQDYDSDKRFPAFGFGARIPPNFEVSHDFAINFDPENPECEEISGVIASYRRCLPQIQLYGPTNVAPIINRVAGPAQREQSTGQATKYSVLLVLTDGVVSDMAETRAAIVRASRLPMSIIIVGVGNADFSDMRLLDGDDGPLRCPRGVPAARDIVQFVPFRDFKDAAPSALAKCVLAEVPRQVVEYYASQGISPGAPRPCTPATTPSPSP, via the exons ATGTCGGACCCTGAGATGGGATGGGTGCCTGAGCCCCCAGCCATGACACTGGGGGCCTCGCGGGTGGAGCTGCGGGTGTCCTGCCATGGCCTCTTGGACAGAGACACACtcaccaagccccacccctgcGTGCTGCTCAAGCTCTACTCTGATGAGCAGTGGGTGGAG GTGGAGCGCACGGAGGTGCTACGCTCCTGTTCCAGCCCGGTCTTCTCCCGGGTGCTGGCCCTTGAGTACTTTTTTGAGGAGAAGCAGCCCCTGCAGTTCCACGTGTTTGACGCTGAGGACGGAGCCACCGGCCCCAGCAATGACACCTTCCTTGGTTCAACAGAATGCACCTTGGGCCAG ATCGTGTCACAAACCAAGGTCACTAAGCCATTGCTGCTGAAGAATGGGAAGACTGCGGGCAAGTCCACCATCACG ATTGTGGCCGAGGAGGTATCTGGCACCAATGACTATGTGCAGCTCACCTTCAGAGCCCACAAGCTGGATAACAAG GATCTGTTCAGCAAGTCTGACCCTTTCATGGAGATCTATAAAACCAATGGGGACCAGAGTGACCAGCTCGTCTGGAGGACTGAG GTGGTGAAGAACAACCTGAACCCCAGCTGGGAGCCATTCCGCCTGTCCCTGCACTCGCTCTGCAGCTGTGACGGCCACCGGCCTCTCAAG TTCCTGGTGTATGACTATGACTCGAGCGGGAAGCATGACTTCATCGGCGAGTTCACCAGCACCTTCCAGGAGATGCAGGAAGGAACAGCAAACCCTGGGCAGGAG ATGCAGTGGGACTGTATCAACCCCAAGTACCGGGATAAGAAGAAGAACTACAAGAGCTCGGGGACCGTAGTGCTGGCCCAGTGCACG gtGGAGAAGGTGCACACCTTCCTGGATTATATCATGGGCGGCTGCCAGATCAGCTTCACG GTGGCCATCGACTTCACCGCCTCCAATGGGGACCCAAGGAGCAGCCAGTCCCTACATTGCCTCAGCCCCCGCCAGCCCAACCACTACCTTCAGGCCCTGCGCGCAGTGGGAGGCATCTGCCAGGACTATGACAG TGATAAGCGGTTTCCAGCGTTTGGCTTTGGCGCTCGAATCCCCCCCAACTTTGAG GTGTCCCATGACTTTGCTATCAACTTTGACCCGGAAAACCCTGAATGTGAAG AGATCTCAGGGGTCATTGCCTCCTACCGCCGGTGCCTACCCCAGATCCAGCTCTATGGCCCCACCAACGTGGCCCCCATCATCAACCGCGTGGCCGGGCCAGCTCAGCGCGAGCAGAGCACTGGCCAAGCCACG AAGTACTCCGTGCTGCTGGTGCTCACGGACGGCGTGGTGAGCGACATGGCCGAGACCCGCGCAGCCATCGTGCGCGCCTCCCGCCTGCCCATGTCCATCATCATCGTGGGTGTGGGCAATGCCGACTTCTCCGACATGCGGCTGCTGGATGGCGACGACGGTCCCTTGCGCTGCCCTCGAGGGGTGCCTGCGGCCCGCGACATCGTCCAGTTCGTGCCCTTTCGGGACTTCAAGGAT GCCGCACCTTCTGCGCTTGCCAAGTGCGTCCTGGCTGAGGTGCCCAGGCAGGTGGTGGAGTACTACGCCAGCCAGGGCATCAGCCCCGGGGCTCCCAGGCCCTGCACACCGGCCACGACCCCCAGCCCTAGCCCGTGA